Proteins found in one Sporosarcina sp. FSL K6-3457 genomic segment:
- a CDS encoding QueT transporter family protein: MKVKTLATSGIIAALYVAVTLLVAPFGFTNVQFRISEMFNHLVVFNKKFIFAIVLGVFVANLFSPLGLYDLVFGVAQSLIALSITIFSAKFISGILKRMLFNTVVFTFLMCIIALELNLALELPFLLTWLTVAAGEFVVMAVGIPIMLALNKRLNFEKLI; the protein is encoded by the coding sequence ATGAAAGTTAAAACGTTGGCAACAAGCGGGATTATCGCTGCTTTGTATGTTGCTGTCACTTTACTAGTGGCACCATTCGGATTCACAAATGTGCAATTCCGTATTTCAGAGATGTTCAACCATCTCGTTGTTTTTAATAAGAAATTCATATTCGCTATTGTACTAGGTGTTTTTGTAGCAAATTTATTTTCACCACTCGGATTATACGACTTGGTTTTCGGAGTAGCTCAATCGCTCATCGCACTGTCGATTACGATTTTCTCTGCAAAATTTATTAGCGGAATTTTAAAACGGATGTTATTCAATACAGTCGTGTTCACATTTTTAATGTGTATCATCGCATTAGAATTAAATCTTGCCCTAGAATTACCATTTCTACTCACATGGTTAACCGTTGCAGCAGGGGAATTTGTCGTTATGGCAGTCGGAATTCCGATTATGCTTGCGTTGAATAAACGACTTAACTTTGAAAAACTCATCTAA
- a CDS encoding winged helix-turn-helix transcriptional regulator gives MDQPYNCTTPHICSNFHDTIEFIGKRWTGIIIYTLMSGPKRFYEIGESIPGISDRLLTERLNELVKEGLVTKKHLDSSAKKVEYELTQSGMALKDVIIAIRDWSEQRTNLVKR, from the coding sequence GTGGATCAACCCTATAACTGTACAACACCACATATCTGTAGCAATTTCCATGATACGATTGAATTTATCGGCAAAAGATGGACAGGGATCATTATTTATACATTGATGTCGGGACCAAAACGATTTTATGAAATCGGCGAGAGTATTCCAGGGATTTCAGATAGACTATTGACTGAACGACTGAATGAATTAGTTAAAGAAGGCCTTGTTACCAAAAAACATCTTGACTCCTCCGCTAAGAAAGTTGAATATGAACTAACACAAAGTGGCATGGCCTTAAAGGATGTTATTATCGCAATTCGGGACTGGTCAGAACAACGAACAAACCTTGTAAAAAGGTAA
- a CDS encoding nitroreductase family protein, whose product MTTTVDSSLYSVMKARKSVRVFDPNTTIPKEEITEMLELATIAPSSSNLQSWRFLVIQDTEVKKELKTIANNQVQAEEASAVIAILGDVDAYKKVEQIYTQNVAEGHMDESIKDRTVASTYAVYPNAPVEARMNIASFDAGLVSMQLMLVAKEKGYDTVTMGGFDKVKFAERFDLPENVFPIVLIALGKAAAPAYGSSRLPLNEIADFI is encoded by the coding sequence ATGACGACAACAGTGGATTCAAGTTTATATAGTGTTATGAAGGCAAGAAAATCGGTGAGGGTATTCGATCCGAATACTACGATCCCAAAAGAGGAAATCACAGAAATGTTAGAGCTTGCGACAATCGCTCCATCATCAAGTAACCTCCAATCTTGGCGTTTTTTAGTGATTCAAGATACAGAAGTAAAGAAGGAGCTGAAAACAATCGCTAACAATCAAGTCCAAGCGGAAGAAGCATCTGCTGTGATTGCGATTTTGGGAGATGTCGATGCTTATAAGAAAGTGGAACAAATCTATACACAAAACGTTGCAGAAGGACATATGGATGAGTCGATTAAAGATCGTACTGTCGCGAGTACATATGCAGTCTATCCAAATGCTCCAGTAGAAGCAAGAATGAATATAGCTTCTTTCGATGCGGGACTTGTTTCTATGCAATTAATGTTGGTTGCGAAAGAAAAAGGTTATGATACTGTAACGATGGGCGGTTTCGATAAGGTGAAATTCGCTGAGAGATTCGACCTTCCAGAGAATGTATTCCCGATTGTGCTAATCGCATTAGGGAAAGCCGCAGCTCCCGCATATGGCTCTTCTCGCTTACCGTTAAATGAGATCGCAGATTTTATCTAA